A window of Tautonia plasticadhaerens contains these coding sequences:
- a CDS encoding efflux RND transporter permease subunit yields the protein MIRAVIAWSLHNRLIVLLGVLALIAAGVHSALNLNVEAYPDPTPPLVEVITQLPGASPEEMERLVGIPLETALNGMPGLVDLRSTSISGLNDIKCQFSYGTEYRPARQEVINRLGIIDGLPPGASPRLSPWSPTGEIVRYTLEGPAYTTNQLKALQDWTLNRQLKQVPGVIDVTGFGGTVKQYQVLIDPRLMRQYGVTMRQVEQAIAGSNANVGGDLLSLGSQSHNVRALGLLGGGVDSLDTAEVGRAVLIEADTLRDIADVVLATQPDGTPLFVRQVARVIIGHKPRLGVVGREERDDVVEGIVLMRKGEQALPVTRAVLAKFDEIESSGILPPDVHIRVFNRRTDLVSVTTENVLHNLLVGMALVIVVLFVFLGDLTSAGIVAATIPLALLFAISAIYWRGASANLLSIGAVDFGIIVDSSVIIVENIYRHVAGHDADRRLPVIDRIRHQKEATSSVACLAYEGSSRTTSQATAGGSPRPPTPPSPRASA from the coding sequence ATGATCCGAGCCGTCATCGCGTGGAGCCTGCACAACCGGCTCATCGTCCTGCTGGGGGTCCTGGCCCTGATCGCGGCCGGGGTGCACTCGGCGCTTAACCTCAACGTCGAGGCCTATCCCGACCCGACCCCGCCGCTGGTCGAGGTGATCACGCAGCTCCCCGGGGCCAGCCCCGAGGAGATGGAGCGTCTGGTGGGCATCCCGTTGGAGACGGCCCTCAACGGGATGCCGGGCCTGGTCGACCTGCGGAGCACCTCGATCTCGGGCCTCAACGACATCAAATGCCAGTTCTCTTACGGGACCGAGTACCGGCCGGCCCGCCAGGAGGTCATCAACCGACTGGGCATAATCGACGGGCTTCCGCCGGGGGCCTCGCCGCGGCTCTCCCCCTGGAGCCCGACCGGGGAAATCGTCCGCTACACCCTGGAGGGCCCCGCTTACACGACCAACCAGCTCAAGGCGCTGCAGGACTGGACGCTGAACCGCCAGCTCAAGCAGGTGCCCGGGGTGATCGACGTGACCGGCTTCGGCGGGACGGTGAAGCAGTATCAGGTGCTCATCGATCCCCGCCTGATGCGGCAATACGGCGTGACCATGCGGCAGGTCGAGCAGGCGATCGCCGGCTCGAACGCCAATGTCGGCGGGGATCTGCTCAGCCTCGGCAGTCAGTCGCACAACGTCCGGGCGCTGGGGCTGCTCGGGGGCGGGGTCGACTCGCTCGATACGGCCGAGGTCGGCCGGGCGGTGCTGATCGAGGCGGATACGCTCCGAGATATCGCCGATGTGGTCCTCGCCACGCAACCCGACGGCACGCCGCTGTTCGTCCGGCAGGTCGCCCGCGTGATCATCGGCCACAAGCCGAGGCTCGGGGTGGTCGGCCGGGAGGAGCGGGACGACGTGGTCGAGGGGATCGTCCTGATGCGCAAGGGGGAACAGGCGCTGCCGGTGACCCGGGCCGTCCTGGCGAAGTTCGACGAGATCGAGTCGTCGGGCATCTTACCCCCCGATGTCCACATCCGCGTCTTCAACCGGCGGACCGACCTGGTCTCGGTGACGACCGAGAATGTGCTGCATAACCTGCTGGTCGGGATGGCCCTGGTGATCGTGGTGCTGTTCGTCTTCCTCGGCGACCTGACCAGCGCGGGGATCGTGGCGGCGACGATCCCGCTGGCCCTGCTGTTCGCGATCTCGGCCATCTACTGGCGGGGTGCCTCGGCCAACTTGCTTTCGATCGGCGCGGTGGATTTCGGGATCATCGTGGATAGCTCGGTGATCATCGTCGAGAACATCTACCGGCATGTCGCCGGGCACGACGCCGACCGCCGCCTCCCCGTCATCGATCGGATTAGGCACCAGAAAGAAGCTACGTCTTCCGTGGCCTGCCTCGCTTACGAGGGATCTTCACGAACCACTTCTCAAGCGACGGCAGGCGGATCACCTCGGCCTCCAACGCCTCCATCTCCTCGGGCTTCAGCCTGA
- a CDS encoding MFS transporter — protein sequence MRGGGPGPGGPGGGSLRDRVGRRHLVLFASVYALQGVVFAYVVNFNLLYMKAAGLDEGTSNDVQTFAIILPFALKFLFGPLSDRVDLLGMGHRRPFIALGIALQCLGLVGLAMIDPGAHVLAFASVALVTVLGLAMYDTCCDGMVLDETPEADRPRVQSVLMVSRFLAATVLTFAFGRILERTGIGPGRSEGLLIGCALLGLPPLAMALILRERRTVRTGDRFEWRALSVLVRPGGLALIAFGLLYAMPGWGVETNLPLFYHATGFDESEVGALGSARLCGRAVGAVLLPLATPMLGRRGVIVCGLVGLAGSTTAHALVGAGDLASATALGFLFGVANGWNDVLFATLAMGASDPRLAASTFALFMAVTNLNILGGSLFARGLVALGGSYPPLFLAAGLISVPALLLAGPLGRLAPRELDSNSDPSAKDRPDDGDGMA from the coding sequence ATGAGGGGGGGGGGACCGGGCCCGGGAGGGCCGGGCGGGGGGTCGCTCCGGGATCGGGTCGGCCGGAGGCACCTCGTCCTGTTCGCCTCGGTCTACGCGCTTCAAGGCGTGGTGTTCGCCTACGTGGTGAACTTCAACCTCCTCTACATGAAGGCCGCCGGGCTGGACGAGGGGACGAGCAATGACGTGCAGACCTTCGCGATCATCCTGCCGTTCGCCCTGAAGTTCCTGTTCGGGCCGCTCTCCGACCGCGTGGACCTGCTGGGGATGGGGCACCGCCGGCCGTTCATCGCGCTGGGGATCGCCTTGCAGTGCCTCGGGCTGGTCGGCCTGGCGATGATCGACCCCGGGGCCCACGTCCTCGCGTTCGCCTCGGTGGCGCTGGTCACGGTGCTCGGCCTGGCGATGTACGACACCTGTTGCGACGGCATGGTGCTCGACGAGACGCCGGAGGCCGACCGGCCCCGGGTGCAGTCGGTCTTGATGGTCTCCCGGTTCCTCGCGGCCACCGTGCTGACCTTCGCCTTCGGCCGGATCCTCGAGCGGACCGGCATCGGGCCGGGGAGGAGCGAAGGGCTCCTGATCGGTTGCGCGCTGCTCGGGCTGCCCCCGCTGGCGATGGCGTTGATCCTCCGGGAACGGCGAACCGTGCGGACCGGCGATCGATTCGAGTGGCGGGCCCTGTCGGTCCTGGTCCGGCCGGGCGGCCTGGCCCTGATCGCCTTCGGCCTGCTCTACGCGATGCCGGGCTGGGGCGTGGAGACGAACCTCCCCCTCTTCTACCACGCGACCGGGTTCGACGAGTCGGAGGTGGGCGCCCTCGGCTCGGCCCGGCTCTGCGGCCGGGCGGTCGGGGCGGTCCTGCTGCCGCTGGCGACGCCGATGCTCGGCCGCAGGGGGGTGATCGTCTGCGGGCTGGTCGGGCTGGCCGGATCGACGACGGCCCACGCCCTCGTCGGCGCCGGGGACCTGGCCTCGGCGACGGCCCTCGGCTTCCTGTTCGGCGTGGCCAACGGCTGGAACGACGTGCTGTTCGCGACGCTGGCGATGGGGGCGTCTGACCCGAGGCTCGCGGCCTCGACCTTCGCCCTGTTCATGGCGGTGACGAACCTGAACATCCTCGGCGGATCCCTGTTCGCCCGGGGCCTGGTGGCGCTGGGGGGCTCGTATCCGCCGCTCTTCCTCGCGGCGGGCCTGATCTCGGTGCCGGCCCTGCTGCTCGCGGGGCCGCTGGGCCGGCTGGCGCCGCGGGAGTTGGATTCGAATTCGGACCCGAGCGCGAAGGACCGCCCCGATGACGGCGATGGAATGGCTTGA
- a CDS encoding metallophosphoesterase family protein gives MIDAPDGVRVTARDKEVGVRILVVSDIHANWAALSAIDEPHDLCLCLGDLVDYGPDPLPCVRWAMRHADHSIRGNHDHGVAQGIEVGGGHGYRYLTGLTRQRHWSELGVDERRYLLRLPLTQRLTAHGKRYLLVHGTPRDPLDEYLMRDPETWARRVAGIEADIVCVGHSHMQFNLVADGVVVLNPGSVGQPRDGDPRAAYAVIEDGRILLKRVEYPIEEVVARTEASDLPEQAKRLYAEGLRLGRLPQAAGPPQGRTV, from the coding sequence GTGATCGACGCCCCGGACGGGGTCCGGGTGACCGCCCGGGACAAGGAGGTTGGCGTGAGGATCCTCGTCGTCTCGGACATCCACGCCAACTGGGCCGCCCTCTCGGCGATCGACGAGCCGCACGACCTCTGCCTCTGCCTCGGGGATCTGGTCGACTACGGGCCCGACCCCCTGCCCTGCGTCCGGTGGGCGATGCGGCACGCCGACCACTCGATCCGGGGGAACCACGACCACGGCGTCGCCCAGGGGATCGAGGTCGGCGGCGGCCACGGCTATCGCTACCTGACCGGCCTCACCCGGCAACGCCACTGGAGCGAGCTCGGGGTGGACGAGCGGAGGTATCTGCTGCGGCTCCCCCTGACCCAGCGGCTGACCGCGCACGGCAAGCGATACCTGCTGGTCCACGGCACGCCGAGGGACCCGCTCGACGAATACCTGATGAGGGACCCGGAGACCTGGGCCCGTCGGGTCGCCGGGATCGAGGCGGATATCGTCTGCGTGGGGCACTCCCACATGCAGTTCAACCTCGTGGCCGACGGGGTGGTGGTTCTCAACCCCGGGAGCGTCGGCCAGCCGAGGGACGGCGACCCGAGGGCGGCCTACGCGGTGATCGAGGACGGGCGGATCCTCCTGAAGCGGGTGGAGTACCCGATCGAGGAGGTGGTCGCCCGGACGGAGGCCTCCGACCTTCCCGAACAGGCCAAGCGGCTCTACGCCGAGGGGCTCCGGCTCGGCCGCCTGCCCCAGGCGGCCGGGCCCCCGCAGGGGAGGACGGTATGA
- a CDS encoding 1-acyl-sn-glycerol-3-phosphate acyltransferase, whose amino-acid sequence MEWLEILGWGLLALLGLAAIALSPLIFLLLVAAVRPESIQRAVRVVLSPRYRLKVIGREHLPMTGPVLLISNHVSWLDGFILAAVVPRRGRALVYAPYLGIPVIGPLAQRSGMIPVPDRGPRAQRAMLKAAYEVLDRGEVLAIFPEAQISRNGLLGPLYRGIEVMASNREHAAVVPVYLDNLWGSIFSYSGGRFFRKWPKGLRRTVVVSFGPPIERPVTAPGARRAILEAGVRAFEARPETDRERDLETIDRSLPSLEHPTLGLLAASTADFHQGIIHQIGHKEGSFGQSVPGVALRVVGEEDGTPLPPDAEGRLQALVAGHPGWQDVGRVARIDRDGFVFPSDGAEVSG is encoded by the coding sequence ATGGAATGGCTTGAGATCCTGGGCTGGGGCCTCCTCGCCCTGCTGGGGCTGGCGGCGATCGCGCTGTCCCCCCTGATCTTCCTGCTCCTGGTGGCGGCGGTGCGGCCCGAGTCGATCCAGCGTGCGGTGCGGGTCGTGCTCTCGCCGAGGTACCGCCTGAAGGTGATCGGGCGGGAGCATCTGCCGATGACGGGCCCGGTGCTGCTGATTTCCAATCACGTCTCCTGGCTCGACGGCTTCATCCTGGCGGCCGTGGTGCCGAGGAGGGGGAGGGCCCTGGTTTATGCCCCGTATCTCGGGATCCCGGTGATCGGCCCCCTGGCGCAGCGGTCGGGGATGATCCCCGTGCCCGATCGCGGCCCGAGGGCCCAGCGCGCCATGCTCAAGGCCGCCTACGAGGTGCTCGACCGGGGCGAGGTGCTTGCCATCTTCCCCGAGGCCCAGATCTCCCGGAACGGCCTGCTCGGGCCGCTCTACCGGGGGATCGAGGTGATGGCCTCGAACCGGGAGCACGCGGCGGTGGTCCCGGTCTACCTGGACAACCTCTGGGGCAGCATCTTCAGCTACTCCGGGGGCCGGTTCTTCCGGAAGTGGCCGAAGGGGCTGCGCCGGACGGTCGTCGTCTCCTTCGGCCCGCCGATCGAACGCCCCGTCACCGCCCCGGGTGCCCGCCGGGCGATCCTCGAGGCCGGCGTGAGGGCCTTTGAGGCCCGACCCGAGACCGACCGGGAACGGGACCTCGAGACGATCGACCGATCCCTCCCCTCGCTGGAACACCCGACGCTCGGCCTCCTCGCCGCCTCGACCGCCGACTTCCACCAGGGGATCATCCACCAGATCGGCCACAAGGAGGGGTCGTTCGGCCAGTCGGTGCCGGGGGTGGCGCTCCGGGTCGTCGGCGAAGAAGATGGCACGCCCCTGCCCCCGGACGCCGAAGGGCGGCTCCAGGCCTTGGTCGCCGGGCATCCGGGCTGGCAGGACGTGGGCCGAGTGGCCCGGATCGACCGGGACGGCTTCGTCTTCCCGAGCGACGGTGCCGAGGTCTCCGGGTAG
- a CDS encoding Uma2 family endonuclease has product MATIVEPGRLYEPEDLLSLPSDSNFELIDGHLVERSVSVLTGIVTTRLTQILGNHIEREGMGYLLASDTMHRYFPDRPRRVRKPDLSFVRRDRLSAAQIAAGFLTIPPDLAVEIVSPNDEAEDLEIKLLDYLDAGIPLLWVIYPIARSAVIYRQGGSAGRIRADENLLGEAVIPGFSCRLGELFPPLPDSTSGPGPGEG; this is encoded by the coding sequence ATGGCGACCATCGTCGAGCCGGGCCGCCTCTACGAGCCCGAGGACCTGCTTTCGCTTCCCAGCGACTCGAATTTCGAGCTCATCGACGGACATCTCGTGGAGCGGAGCGTGAGCGTACTCACCGGCATCGTGACGACGAGGCTCACGCAAATCCTCGGCAATCACATCGAACGAGAGGGGATGGGCTATCTCCTCGCCTCGGACACGATGCACCGCTATTTCCCCGACCGCCCCCGTCGCGTCCGGAAGCCCGACCTGAGCTTCGTCCGCCGCGATCGCCTGAGCGCCGCCCAGATCGCCGCGGGATTCCTGACCATTCCGCCCGATCTCGCCGTCGAGATCGTCTCGCCCAACGACGAGGCGGAGGACCTGGAGATCAAGCTGCTCGACTACCTTGACGCCGGCATCCCCCTGCTCTGGGTGATCTACCCGATCGCCCGATCGGCCGTGATCTACCGGCAAGGCGGCTCGGCCGGCCGGATCCGAGCCGACGAAAACCTCCTCGGCGAGGCGGTCATCCCCGGCTTCTCCTGCCGACTCGGGGAACTGTTCCCGCCCCTGCCCGACTCGACGAGCGGGCCCGGCCCGGGCGAGGGTTGA
- a CDS encoding TolC family protein, with protein sequence MRTAITLLGIILAAWAVPAVGQGPQIDSVQPPPIGGERSRLGLAPGQPGRPQPTPGEAGFPVSGRPGPSVPRVPSTVSVPGLGYPTRLEQGIASPEQLPTAISPPSGALGLPGSEDGGSPGGLTLDAAIERLVAANLDLLASYYELPQADADTLTAGLRANPIFYADTQLVPYGGYSADRPGGPTQYDVNVSLPLDLSGKRRSRVRVARLARSVLEAQFQDAVRLQIDNLYTVFVDALASREAVRFSRAGLEGLERTAALTRDLVDRGESTVAELDRVLIQLAAARVALEDAEEQKYQSLRTLAVLLNIPPGEASTLEVRGGLRVDAPEPGPIEGLIRLALEARPDLLAYRLGIDRARADVDLARANAFSDIYVLYQPYTFQDNSAFDRRSATSWALGVTAAVPVFNRNQGNVRRAQLNVTQTRVELASLQRQIIAEIEQAEREFRVSGRTVARLQVEVMSDARRVLDDAQRLFAGGEIDAIAFLAIRREYNDVLRQYRDQLVRRRRSLLDLNTAVGRRILP encoded by the coding sequence ATGCGAACGGCCATCACGCTGCTCGGGATCATCCTCGCGGCGTGGGCGGTTCCGGCCGTCGGCCAGGGCCCCCAGATCGACTCGGTGCAGCCCCCCCCGATCGGCGGCGAACGGTCTCGGCTGGGCCTGGCCCCCGGCCAGCCGGGTCGACCTCAGCCGACCCCCGGCGAGGCCGGCTTCCCCGTCTCCGGGCGGCCCGGCCCGTCCGTCCCCCGCGTCCCCTCGACCGTCTCGGTGCCCGGGCTCGGCTACCCGACCCGACTCGAGCAGGGCATCGCCTCCCCGGAGCAGCTCCCGACCGCCATCTCCCCGCCGTCCGGGGCGCTCGGCCTCCCCGGCTCCGAGGACGGAGGGTCCCCCGGAGGCCTGACGCTCGACGCGGCGATCGAACGGCTCGTCGCCGCTAACCTCGATCTGCTTGCCTCGTACTACGAACTCCCCCAGGCCGACGCCGACACCCTCACCGCCGGGCTCCGGGCCAACCCGATTTTCTACGCCGACACCCAGCTCGTCCCCTACGGCGGCTACTCGGCGGACCGCCCCGGCGGCCCGACCCAATACGATGTCAACGTCTCGCTGCCCCTCGACCTCTCCGGCAAGCGGAGGTCCCGCGTCCGGGTCGCCCGCCTCGCGAGGAGCGTCCTGGAGGCCCAGTTCCAGGACGCCGTCCGGCTCCAGATCGACAACCTCTACACTGTCTTCGTCGATGCCCTGGCCTCCCGAGAGGCCGTCCGCTTCTCCCGGGCCGGCCTCGAGGGCCTGGAGCGGACCGCCGCACTGACCCGGGATCTCGTCGACCGCGGCGAATCCACCGTGGCCGAGCTGGACCGGGTCCTCATCCAGCTCGCCGCCGCCCGCGTCGCGCTGGAGGACGCCGAGGAGCAGAAATATCAGTCCCTCCGGACCCTGGCCGTGCTGCTGAACATCCCCCCGGGTGAGGCATCGACACTCGAAGTCCGCGGGGGTCTCCGCGTCGACGCCCCCGAGCCCGGTCCGATCGAGGGACTCATCCGCTTGGCGCTGGAGGCGCGGCCGGATCTGCTCGCCTATCGCCTAGGCATCGACCGGGCCCGGGCCGACGTCGACCTCGCCCGCGCCAACGCCTTCTCGGACATCTACGTCCTCTACCAGCCGTATACGTTCCAGGACAATTCCGCGTTCGATCGGCGAAGCGCCACCTCCTGGGCCCTGGGAGTGACGGCCGCGGTCCCCGTCTTCAACCGCAACCAAGGGAACGTCCGCCGCGCCCAGCTCAACGTCACGCAGACCAGGGTCGAGCTCGCCTCGCTCCAGCGCCAGATCATTGCCGAGATCGAGCAGGCCGAGCGCGAGTTCCGCGTCTCCGGCCGGACCGTCGCCCGGCTGCAGGTCGAGGTCATGTCCGACGCCCGCCGCGTGCTCGACGACGCGCAACGCCTCTTCGCGGGCGGCGAGATCGACGCCATCGCCTTCCTCGCCATCCGCCGAGAGTATAATGACGTGCTCCGCCAGTACCGGGACCAACTCGTCCGACGTCGCCGCAGCCTCCTGGACCTGAACACCGCCGTCGGGCGCCGGATCCTGCCCTGA
- the asnB gene encoding asparagine synthase (glutamine-hydrolyzing) has product MCGIAGFINPDGEAADRSLLARMTGPIAHRGPDGEGAFVDGPVGLGHRLLAIIDPGSGAQPMGNEDGTVWVSYNGEIYNERDLRSGLESRGHRYRTRCDTESLVHLYEEEGPEFVRRLNGMFALALWDSRRRVLVLARDRMGQKPLFYAVTPRGGLVFGSEPKALLAHPDVPRRLDPAGLARYLFYEYVPAPGSIWGGMAKLPAGHLLQWSVDRGEADVRRYWEPPTPLPDAEAPPFPEAAARFWGLFRESVARHRRSDVPLGVFLSGGIDSSSVAAALAELEPPGSIRTFSIGFDDPTFDESGHARAVARHLGTDHRERTFAVSDVPELLPGVVDWLDEPFGDASILPTHLLSRFARSEVTVCLGGDGSDELLAGYPTFAAERAARLFRSLPGPARAMVGAAVGRLPVNHGNISLDFKLKQFVRGASEPGPLAHQRWIGSFSGPELAGLLAEPPPIDVEAEHLARASAIGPGLDGLSRSLRLYQDTYLPEDILTKVDRASMATSLEVRAPFLDAGLVDFVAMMPSRYKYARGTGKRLLRAAAADRLPASILGRPKKGFGIPVARWLRGPLSGLLGRLLEPDRLRSQGLLRPDAVSRLVAEHRGGVRDHRKPLWTLLILQLWLDRWLREP; this is encoded by the coding sequence ATGTGCGGCATCGCCGGCTTCATCAACCCCGACGGCGAGGCGGCCGATCGCTCGCTGCTGGCCCGCATGACCGGGCCCATCGCCCACCGGGGCCCCGACGGGGAGGGAGCCTTCGTCGACGGCCCCGTCGGCCTGGGCCATCGGCTGCTGGCGATCATCGACCCGGGCTCGGGCGCCCAGCCGATGGGCAACGAGGACGGGACCGTCTGGGTCTCGTACAACGGGGAGATCTACAACGAGCGCGACCTGCGTTCCGGGCTCGAATCCCGGGGGCATCGCTACCGGACCCGCTGCGACACCGAGTCGCTGGTCCACCTCTACGAGGAGGAGGGGCCCGAGTTCGTCCGGCGGCTCAACGGCATGTTCGCCCTGGCGCTCTGGGATTCGAGGCGTCGGGTCCTGGTCCTGGCCCGGGACCGGATGGGCCAGAAGCCGCTGTTCTACGCCGTGACTCCCCGGGGGGGACTCGTCTTCGGCTCCGAGCCGAAGGCCTTGCTGGCCCACCCCGACGTGCCCCGTCGGCTCGACCCGGCCGGGCTGGCCCGGTACCTGTTCTACGAATACGTGCCCGCCCCGGGGTCGATCTGGGGGGGGATGGCGAAGCTCCCGGCCGGGCACCTGCTGCAATGGTCGGTCGACCGGGGCGAGGCGGATGTCCGACGCTACTGGGAGCCGCCGACGCCCCTGCCCGACGCCGAGGCCCCCCCCTTCCCCGAGGCGGCCGCCCGGTTCTGGGGGCTGTTCCGCGAGTCGGTGGCCCGGCACCGCCGGTCGGACGTGCCGCTCGGGGTGTTCCTGTCGGGGGGGATCGACTCGTCGAGCGTCGCGGCGGCCCTGGCGGAGCTGGAGCCGCCGGGGTCGATCCGGACCTTCTCGATCGGCTTCGACGACCCGACCTTCGACGAGAGCGGCCATGCCCGGGCGGTCGCCCGGCACCTCGGCACCGACCACCGGGAGCGGACCTTCGCCGTCTCGGATGTGCCGGAACTCCTCCCCGGGGTGGTCGATTGGCTGGACGAGCCGTTCGGCGACGCCTCGATCCTGCCGACGCACCTGCTCAGCCGGTTCGCCCGGTCGGAGGTGACGGTCTGCCTCGGCGGGGACGGCTCGGACGAGCTGCTCGCCGGCTACCCGACGTTCGCCGCCGAGCGGGCCGCCCGGCTGTTCCGGTCGCTGCCCGGGCCGGCGCGGGCGATGGTCGGGGCGGCGGTCGGCAGGTTGCCGGTCAACCACGGGAACATCAGCCTCGACTTCAAGCTCAAGCAGTTCGTCCGGGGGGCGTCGGAGCCCGGGCCGCTCGCCCACCAGCGCTGGATCGGCTCGTTCAGCGGGCCGGAGCTGGCGGGCCTCCTGGCCGAGCCGCCGCCGATCGACGTGGAGGCCGAGCACCTGGCGAGGGCGTCGGCGATCGGCCCGGGGCTGGACGGCCTCTCTCGGTCGCTGCGGCTGTATCAGGACACCTATCTCCCCGAGGACATCCTGACCAAGGTCGACCGCGCGAGCATGGCGACGAGCCTGGAGGTCCGGGCCCCGTTCCTGGACGCGGGTCTGGTCGATTTCGTCGCGATGATGCCGTCCCGCTACAAGTACGCGAGGGGGACGGGGAAACGATTGCTCAGGGCGGCCGCCGCGGATAGGCTACCGGCGTCGATCCTCGGGAGGCCGAAGAAGGGGTTCGGCATCCCGGTCGCGCGGTGGCTGCGCGGGCCGCTGTCGGGCCTGCTCGGCCGCCTCCTGGAGCCGGATCGCCTCCGAAGCCAGGGGCTCTTGCGCCCCGACGCGGTGTCCCGGCTGGTGGCCGAGCACCGGGGGGGGGTGCGGGACCATCGCAAGCCGCTCTGGACGCTCTTGATCCTGCAACTGTGGCTGGACCGCTGGCTTCGCGAGCCGTGA
- a CDS encoding ISAzo13 family transposase (programmed frameshift) → MRPSPEMIPVLIDAAKALKGSPKRVFMAKTVAAMGRGGQRWAQEHLGWCRETIRKGTHELRSGMTCVDAFSARRRKPAEEHLPRLLDDIRSIADGQSQADPKFQTKGLFTRISAAEVRRQLIATKGYTDEELPTQQTINTKLNLLGYRLSRVAKCRPQKGVPQTDAIFDQLKAVNPEADRARGTLRLSIDAKATVHVGPFSRRGRSRTGTKAADHDFKPVATLTPFGIFLPEHDDLWLYMARSKVTSDFIADRLEQWWEGVRLRFLRVKTLVINLDNGPENHSRRSQFLKRIVAFARKYRLVVQLAYYPPYHSKYNPIERCWGVLEMHWNGSLLDSVEAVLGFARSMTWKRKHPVVSLVETTYAKGVRLKPEEMEALEAEVIRLPSLEKWFVKIPRKRGRPRKT, encoded by the exons ATGCGGCCCAGCCCCGAGATGATCCCCGTCCTCATCGATGCCGCCAAGGCCCTCAAGGGCAGTCCGAAGCGAGTCTTCATGGCCAAGACCGTCGCAGCGATGGGGCGGGGTGGACAACGCTGGGCCCAGGAGCATCTCGGCTGGTGCCGGGAGACCATCCGCAAGGGCACGCACGAACTCCGCTCGGGCATGACCTGCGTGGACGCCTTCTCGGCCCGCCGTCGCAAGCCCGCCGAGGAGCACTTGCCCCGACTCCTCGATGACATCCGCAGCATCGCCGACGGGCAGAGCCAGGCCGACCCCAAGTTCCAGACCAAGGGGCTCTTCACCCGGATCAGTGCCGCCGAGGTCCGACGCCAGTTGATCGCCACGAAGGGCTACACCGACGAGGAGTTGCCCACCCAGCAGACCATCAACACCAAGCTGAACCTGCTGGGCTATCGCCTCTCCAGGGTGGCCAAGTGCCGCCCCCAAAAAG GAGTCCCGCAGACCGATGCCATCTTCGATCAACTGAAGGCGGTCAACCCCGAGGCGGATCGGGCCAGGGGCACCCTGCGGCTCTCGATCGACGCCAAGGCGACGGTGCATGTCGGCCCCTTCTCACGGCGGGGCCGGAGCCGGACCGGCACGAAGGCGGCGGATCACGACTTCAAGCCCGTGGCGACGCTGACCCCCTTCGGCATCTTCCTGCCCGAGCACGACGACCTGTGGCTGTACATGGCCCGGTCGAAGGTCACCAGCGACTTCATCGCCGATCGCCTGGAGCAATGGTGGGAGGGCGTCCGCCTGCGGTTCCTGCGGGTCAAGACGCTGGTGATCAACCTGGACAACGGCCCGGAGAACCACAGCCGGCGGAGCCAGTTCCTCAAGCGGATCGTGGCCTTCGCCCGCAAGTATCGCCTGGTGGTGCAGTTGGCGTACTACCCGCCGTACCACAGCAAGTACAACCCGATCGAGCGGTGCTGGGGCGTGCTGGAGATGCACTGGAACGGGTCGCTGCTGGACTCGGTGGAGGCGGTGTTGGGATTCGCCCGATCGATGACCTGGAAGCGGAAGCACCCGGTGGTCAGCCTGGTGGAGACGACCTACGCCAAGGGGGTCAGGCTGAAGCCCGAGGAGATGGAGGCGTTGGAGGCCGAGGTGATCCGCCTGCCGTCGCTTGAGAAGTGGTTCGTGAAGATCCCTCGTAAGCGAGGCAGGCCACGGAAGACGTAG